The following are encoded together in the Pseudodesulfovibrio indicus genome:
- a CDS encoding phosphoglycerate kinase: MLCIDELPISGKKLLFRVDFNVPIEDGVITDDHRIRAALPSIRYALDNGASVILCAHLGKPKGKVVPELSLGPVANRTGELLGLGVALIPGRIGDQAVKACADLQPGRVIMLDNLRFNPEETGKTPEERGNFGKLLASLADVYVNDAFGVAHRENASVVDVPKHAKVCCAGFLLQREYDYLGDALKAPKRPYVCVSGGAKVSTKLGILNNLLGKVDDIIIGGAMANTFLMAQGYNMGQSLVEPDLVDAASEIMRKAESMGSVLHLPVDFLYAKTPKAKQVEGVCTAKTVPTDALVLDIGPETITNFVSVLKLAKTVVWNGPMGLFETTAFAKGSLAVCKAIAGLDDSLTIVGGGDTDAVVNLLNMADKFSFISTGGGSFLEFLEGKELPAFTALKECMK, from the coding sequence ATGTTGTGCATCGACGAGCTGCCTATTTCCGGCAAAAAGCTGCTGTTCCGGGTGGACTTCAACGTGCCCATAGAGGACGGGGTGATCACCGACGACCACCGCATCCGCGCAGCCCTGCCGTCCATCCGCTATGCACTGGACAACGGCGCGTCGGTCATCCTCTGCGCCCACCTGGGCAAGCCCAAGGGCAAGGTCGTCCCCGAGCTGTCTCTGGGGCCGGTGGCCAATCGCACCGGAGAGCTGCTTGGCCTGGGCGTGGCCCTGATTCCCGGGCGTATCGGCGACCAGGCGGTGAAGGCCTGCGCCGATCTCCAGCCCGGCCGGGTGATCATGCTCGACAATCTGCGCTTCAATCCCGAAGAGACCGGCAAGACCCCGGAAGAGCGGGGCAATTTCGGCAAGCTGCTGGCGTCCCTGGCCGACGTCTACGTGAATGACGCCTTTGGCGTGGCCCACCGCGAGAACGCTTCGGTGGTGGACGTGCCCAAACACGCCAAGGTGTGCTGCGCCGGGTTCCTGCTGCAGCGCGAATACGACTACCTCGGCGACGCCCTCAAGGCGCCCAAGCGGCCCTATGTCTGCGTTTCCGGCGGTGCCAAGGTGTCCACCAAGCTGGGCATCCTGAACAACCTGCTCGGCAAGGTGGACGACATCATCATCGGCGGGGCCATGGCCAATACCTTCCTCATGGCCCAGGGGTACAACATGGGCCAGTCCCTGGTGGAGCCGGACCTGGTGGACGCCGCGTCCGAGATCATGCGCAAGGCCGAGTCCATGGGCTCGGTCCTGCATCTGCCCGTGGACTTCCTCTACGCCAAGACCCCCAAGGCCAAACAGGTGGAAGGGGTGTGCACGGCCAAGACCGTGCCCACGGACGCCCTGGTCCTGGACATCGGGCCGGAGACCATCACCAATTTCGTGTCCGTCCTCAAGCTGGCCAAGACCGTGGTCTGGAACGGCCCCATGGGTCTCTTCGAGACAACGGCGTTTGCCAAGGGGTCCCTGGCGGTGTGCAAGGCCATAGCCGGTCTGGACGACTCTCTGACCATTGTTGGCGGCGGGGATACTGATGCTGTGGTCAATCTCCTCAACATGGCGGATAAATTCAGCTTTATTTCCACCGGCGGCGGTTCCTTCCTGGAATTTCTCGAAGGCAAGGAGCTGCCCGCGTTCACAGCTTTAAAGGAGTGCATGAAGTAA
- the rimI gene encoding ribosomal protein S18-alanine N-acetyltransferase, whose amino-acid sequence MTDAVIDLGVSDVDDLIELEGRCFEYHWTRDQFLLGLESGAYRIIGVRRGAILAGYMAFSMIEDEMEILNLAVHPDHRRQGLGEALLARSFEICAAEGVTKSFLDVKVSNDPALALYRKFGYKKIGVRKKYYPDTREDALLFRYDF is encoded by the coding sequence ATGACGGATGCGGTGATCGACCTGGGCGTTTCCGACGTCGACGACCTCATTGAACTCGAAGGGCGTTGTTTCGAGTACCACTGGACGCGCGACCAGTTCCTGCTGGGGCTGGAGAGCGGCGCCTATCGGATCATCGGCGTCCGCAGAGGGGCCATCCTTGCGGGATACATGGCCTTTTCCATGATCGAAGACGAGATGGAGATCCTCAACCTGGCGGTGCACCCCGACCATCGGCGGCAGGGGCTGGGCGAAGCGCTTCTGGCGCGGAGCTTCGAAATCTGTGCGGCCGAAGGCGTCACCAAAAGTTTTCTGGATGTGAAGGTGTCCAACGATCCAGCCTTGGCTTTGTACCGCAAATTCGGGTACAAGAAGATCGGAGTGCGCAAAAAATACTATCCCGATACCCGGGAAGACGCGTTGTTGTTCCGCTACGACTTTTAA